The following proteins come from a genomic window of bacterium:
- a CDS encoding DegT/DnrJ/EryC1/StrS family aminotransferase: MENIKLSKSIVGEEEKRALAEVIDESYLGMGQFTKKFEDKLARYLGVKEVICVNSGTSALHLSLMSILKPGDEVLVQSLTFVACYQAISACFAIPISCEIDPKTCLIDLNDAKKRITNKTKAIMPVHYAGRVGDLDKIYDFAREYKLRVIEDASHSFGTTYKGKKVGSIGDIVCFSFDGIKNITCGEGGAIVSQDNSVLEYIKDARLLGIHKDTQKRYQGLRSWKFDVSHQGYRYHMSNLFAAIGLVQLDRLEAEFKPARQRIAKYYQKMLRPIKGILLFEDDYEQTIPHIFPIRVLDGKRDLLREYLMDSGIECGIHYYPNHLLTYYGNLKGKLPVTEKIYNQLLSIPLHPGLTEEDREYIIENIRKFFETTGGKK, translated from the coding sequence ATGGAAAATATAAAATTATCAAAATCAATTGTGGGAGAGGAAGAAAAAAGGGCATTGGCAGAGGTGATTGATGAATCTTATCTTGGAATGGGACAATTCACTAAGAAATTTGAAGATAAGCTTGCCAGATACCTGGGAGTTAAGGAAGTTATCTGTGTAAATTCAGGAACCTCTGCTTTACACCTTTCCCTTATGTCAATATTAAAACCAGGGGATGAGGTATTAGTTCAATCTCTGACTTTTGTGGCATGTTATCAGGCAATATCTGCCTGTTTTGCCATTCCCATCTCTTGTGAAATTGACCCAAAGACTTGTTTAATCGACTTAAATGATGCAAAGAAAAGGATTACTAATAAAACAAAGGCAATAATGCCGGTTCACTATGCAGGAAGGGTTGGAGATTTAGATAAAATATATGACTTTGCAAGGGAATACAAATTAAGGGTAATCGAGGATGCCTCCCATAGCTTTGGGACAACCTATAAAGGCAAGAAAGTGGGTTCTATAGGGGATATTGTCTGCTTTAGCTTTGATGGCATAAAGAACATAACCTGTGGTGAAGGAGGGGCAATTGTTTCACAGGACAATAGTGTTCTGGAATACATTAAAGATGCAAGGTTGTTGGGTATTCATAAGGATACACAAAAGCGGTATCAAGGATTAAGGAGTTGGAAATTTGATGTTAGCCATCAGGGCTATAGATACCATATGAGCAATCTTTTTGCTGCTATTGGATTGGTTCAGTTAGATAGGCTTGAAGCCGAGTTTAAACCTGCTCGCCAAAGAATAGCAAAATACTATCAGAAAATGCTTAGGCCGATTAAGGGGATATTGCTCTTTGAAGATGATTATGAACAAACCATTCCCCATATATTTCCCATCAGGGTATTGGATGGTAAAAGGGATCTTTTAAGAGAATATTTAATGGATTCTGGCATTGAATGTGGCATACATTACTACCCAAATCATTTACTAACCTATTACGGCAACCTAAAGGGGAAGTTGCCAGTTACAGAGAAAATATATAACCAATTACTCTCTATTCCCCTCCATCCTGGATTGACAGAGGAAGATCGGGAATATATTATAGAGAATATAAGAAAGTTTTTTGAAACTACAGGAGGGAAAAAATGA